One genomic window of Columba livia isolate bColLiv1 breed racing homer chromosome 9, bColLiv1.pat.W.v2, whole genome shotgun sequence includes the following:
- the C9H3orf70 gene encoding UPF0524 protein C3orf70 homolog: MSGAAAAAKSEKLDEAQALARSCAGRPDFQPCDGLSLCATHSHGRCFRLHWCCHLGWCHCKYVYQPMTPVEQLPSTEIPVRPRESTNTIQISVSLTEHFLKFAPVFQPPLPPDSPQFCTIADLFIDNYRVKCINGKMCYVQRQPPLLPHKIKPEEVAVRNALITKESNTPKPDHCSSPSSSEDSGINAVGVHYVESCDEDTEGVAELSSEEDYSPDSSWEPDECPLLSPSQCEMEVIETIETTV, encoded by the exons atgagcggggcggcggcggcggcgaaGAGCGAGAAGCTGGACGAGGCTCAGGCGCTGGCCCGCAGCTGCGCGGGCAGACCCGACTTCCAGCCCTGCGACGGGCTCTCGCTCTGCGCCACCCACAGCCACGGCCGCTGCTTCCGCCTGCACTGGTGCTGCCACCTGGGATGGTGCCACT GTAAATATGTCTATCAGCCCATGACACCCGTGGAGCAGCTTCCCAGCACCGAAATACCCGTTCGCCCCCGGGAGTCCACAAACACCATCCAGATCTCCGTTTCGCTCACCGAACACTTTTTGAAGTTTGCGCCTGTCTTCcagccccctctgccccccgACTCCCCGCAGTTCTGCACGATCGCAGACCTCTTCATTGACAATTACCGCGTGAAATGCATCAACGGGAAGATGTGCTACGTGCAGAGGCAGccgcccctcctgccccacaagATAAAGCCCGAGGAAGTCGCTGTTCGCAATGCCTTAATCACAAAAGAGAGCAATACACCAAAACCAGATCACTGCTCGTCCCCTTCCAGCTCCGAGGACTCCGGGATCAACGCAGTGGGGGTTCACTACGTGGAGTCGTGTGACGAGGACACGGAGGGGGTGGCCGAGCTAAGCTCAGAAGAAGATTACAGCCCAGATAGCAGCTGGGAACCAGATGAATGCCCGCTCTTGTCACCCTCGCAGTGCGAAATGGAGGTGATTGAGACTATAGAAACCACTGTGTGA